In a genomic window of Zingiber officinale cultivar Zhangliang chromosome 9B, Zo_v1.1, whole genome shotgun sequence:
- the LOC122023700 gene encoding protein RTF1 homolog: MADLENLLLQAAGRTGSGRRNNNNSRSQSRWRRDNSYSDGSDSKDDDLDNLKYKNRKSSGSQIPVKKRFDLPESGTRSGWRDEDGGEGGRHSDEDSDSAPSVGSDLYKDDADKEELGKMSELDREMILAERSTKIDDYKLKKMARASSSKMERSRKESSPVPPHGRSSARNDKTAAKSALNELRAKRMRQQDPDGYRSRLGDLTGEGSSGFRLRDSSPPKHRTLGTAASPPSDNSNEDESGGRADSDNERYRDDNKRDDDLDDLSPSGLDAPKFEDVKEITIRRSKLVKWFMEPFFEELIAGCFVRLGIGKTRTGKPKYKLCLVRNVDATDPEKYYKLEHYTTYKWLNCIWGSDSSAARWQMAMVSDSPPLIDEFNEWKWEVEKGNGRMPTRQEVLDKKAEIQKISNFVYSAATVKQMLLEKKSASLRPVNIAVEKDRLREKLEVAQNRRDTTEMGRIKARLKELENMSQGTKKIDEKAVRLAEMNRKNRAENFKNASALKPVNTALKAGEAGYDPFSRRWTRSSNYYISKFGGDDNSTTVDIEQGKVDVDGDVNEAIKMNAVETGEAATAAALKAAAGAGKLVDTSAPVDRGTASNSLHDFELPISLAVLQKFGGPQGVHQGFMARKQKIEATYGYKVPDSDGRRHPLILTVSDYKRRRGLL; the protein is encoded by the coding sequence ATGGCCGATTTGGAGAACTTGCTATTGCAGGCTGCAGGGAGGACGGGGTCTGGCCGGAGGAACAACAACAATTCACGTTCACAATCGAGGTGGAGGCGGGACAACTCTTATTCTGATGGAAGCGATTCCAAGGATGATGATTTGGATAATCTTAAGTAcaaaaaccgaaaatcatcgggCTCCCAGATTCCGGTGAAGAAGAGGTTTGACCTACCAGAGTCAGGCACGAGGAGTGGCTGGAGGGATGAGGACGGCGGTGAAGGAGGCAGGCATAGTGATGAAGATTCCGATAGTGCACCCTCCGTTGGGAGTGATCTTTACAAGGATGACGCAGATAAAGAAGAACTTGGTAAGATGTCTGAACTGGACAGGGAGATGATTTTGGCAGAAAGGAGTACAAAGATAGATGATTACAAGCTAAAAAAGATGGCAAGAGCATCATCTTCAAAGATGGAAAGAAGTCGGAAGGAGAGCTCTCCTGTTCCACCTCATGGTCGCTCGTCTGCCCGGAATGACAAAACTGCAGCAAAGAGTGCTTTGAATGAGCTGAGAGCTAAGAGAATGAGACAACAAGATCCTGATGGTTACCGCAGCCGGCTGGGGGATTTGACCGGGGAAGGAAGTAGTGGCTTTCGTCTCCGTGATTCTTCTCCCCCTAAACATAGAACTCTTGGTACAGCTGCAAGTCCTCCCAGTGATAATAGCAATGAAGATGAGAGTGGAGGCAGAGCTGACAGTGACAATGAAAGGTACCGTGATGATAATAAAAGGGATGATGATTTGGATGATCTATCCCCCTCAGGATTGGATGCACCTAAGTTTGAGGATGTTAAAGAGATAACAATCAGGAGGTCAAAGCTGGTGAAGTGGTTCATGGAACCCTTTTTTGAAGAGCTTATTGCAGGATGCTTTGTACGTCTTGGTATTGGGAAGACGCGCACGGGGAAGCCCAAATACAAGCTATGCTTAGTCAGGAATGTGGATGCGACTGACCCTGAAAAATACTACAAACTAGAACATTATACCACCTACAAATGGCTGAATTGCATATGGGGTAGTGATTCCTCAGCTGCTAGATGGCAGATGGCTATGGTCTCAGATTCTCCACCACTTATAGATGAATTCaatgagtggaaatgggaagtgGAGAAGGGCAATGGTCGGATGCCAACCCGTCAGGAGGTGCTCGATAAGAAGGCTGAAATTCAGAAGATCAGTAATTTTGTGTATTCAGCAGCTACTGTGAAACAGATGCTGCTAGAGAAGAAGTCGGCCTCACTGAGACCAGTCAATATTGCTGTTGAGAAGGACCGACTTAGGGAGAAATTGGAAGTTGCCCAAAATCGTCGTGATACAACAGAGATGGGGAGGATTAAGGCAAGGTTGAAAGAGCTGGAAAACATGTCTCAAGGGACAAAGAAGATTGATGAAAAGGCTGTTAGGTTGGCAGAGATGAACAGAAAAAACCGAGCTGAGAACTTCAAGAATGCCTCAGCGTTGAAACCAGTAAACACTGCCTTGAAGGCTGGGGAGGCTGGCTATGATCCATTTTCACGGAGATGGACAAGATCGTCAAATTATTATATCTCAAAATTTGGAGGAGATGACAATTCAACAACTGTGGATATCGAGCAAGGCAAAGTTGACGTGGATGGAGATGTAAATGAAGCAATAAAAATGAACGCGGTGGAGACTGGTGAGGCTGCAACTGCTGCTGCATTGAAAGCTGCAGCTGGCGCTGGTAAGCTGGTAGATACAAGCGCACCTGTAGACCGTGGCACAGCCTCAAATTCCCTGCATGATTTTGAACTGCCAATCTCATTGGCTGTGCTGCAGAAATTTGGAGGTCCTCAGGGTGTGCATCAGGGCTTTATGGCAAGGAAACAGAAAATAGAAGCCACTTATGGGTACAAGGTACCTGACAGCGATGGGCGGAGACATCCTTTGATTTTGACAGTCAGTGATTATAAACGTCGAAGGGGCTTGCTGTAA